A genomic stretch from Photobacterium atrarenae includes:
- the pncB gene encoding nicotinate phosphoribosyltransferase: protein MTHTGHTGVIESLLDTDAYKLHMQQAIFHQYPNIEAVAEFHCRSQEDLRPYCHDIQAQINQLGTLSFTEDELAYLATLPFFTADYLDYLKTFKLNSDQVNVDASGEQLTIKITGKWLDIILWEVPLLAVISEVRSSICYPESSTEDAIERLKVKLANFYQKAKAGDTDLSEFALVDFGTRRRFSKAVHETIVDYLKENVPEFKGTSNYHLAHTRGLTPVGTQAHEWFQAHQQLAGELADSQQLALNRWLQEYPDSLGIALTDCINMDAFLRDFDLRLSERFSGLRHDSGDPIAWGEKAIRHYESLGIDPKSKTLVFSDSLTLDKALEIYKQFAHRVNLSFGIGTQLTCDLPGVDTLNIVIKLTECEGRPVAKISDEPGKSICQDEDYLLQLRQAFKLANS from the coding sequence ATGACTCATACAGGACACACTGGGGTAATCGAATCCCTGCTTGATACTGATGCATATAAATTGCATATGCAGCAAGCGATTTTTCATCAATACCCTAATATTGAAGCGGTTGCAGAGTTTCATTGCCGTAGCCAAGAAGACCTTCGTCCTTACTGCCACGACATTCAAGCCCAGATCAATCAACTGGGTACGCTCTCCTTTACAGAAGATGAGCTGGCCTACCTGGCGACACTGCCTTTCTTCACCGCCGATTACCTGGACTACCTGAAAACCTTCAAGCTCAACAGTGATCAGGTTAATGTTGATGCCTCCGGCGAACAGCTGACTATTAAAATCACCGGTAAATGGCTCGATATCATTCTGTGGGAAGTGCCGCTACTGGCGGTCATTAGCGAAGTTCGCTCATCAATATGCTATCCGGAATCCTCGACAGAAGATGCCATTGAGCGACTCAAAGTGAAGCTGGCAAATTTCTACCAAAAAGCAAAAGCAGGCGACACCGATTTAAGCGAATTTGCATTGGTCGACTTCGGTACCCGTCGCCGTTTTTCCAAAGCCGTCCACGAAACGATTGTTGATTATCTGAAAGAGAACGTGCCGGAGTTCAAAGGTACCTCCAACTACCACCTGGCCCATACCCGCGGCTTAACGCCCGTCGGTACCCAGGCGCATGAGTGGTTCCAGGCACACCAGCAACTGGCCGGCGAGTTGGCAGATTCCCAGCAATTGGCTCTGAACCGCTGGTTACAGGAGTATCCGGATTCACTCGGAATTGCCCTCACCGACTGCATCAACATGGATGCCTTCCTACGCGACTTTGACCTGCGCTTATCGGAGCGCTTTAGCGGCCTGCGTCATGACAGCGGGGACCCGATTGCCTGGGGTGAAAAAGCAATCCGCCACTATGAATCGCTGGGCATTGATCCAAAGAGCAAGACACTGGTTTTCTCCGACAGCCTGACCCTGGATAAAGCCTTGGAGATCTACAAACAGTTTGCCCACCGCGTTAACCTCAGCTTCGGGATCGGCACCCAACTGACTTGTGACTTGCCGGGTGTGGATACCCTGAACATCGTCATTAAGCTGACTGAATGTGAAGGTCGTCCGGTTGCGAAAATTTCTGATGAGCCCGGCAAAAGCATCTGCCAGGATGAAGACTACCTGTTGCAGCTTCGTCAAGCCTTTAAGCTGGCCAATAGCTGA
- the prc gene encoding carboxy terminal-processing peptidase, protein MKCRFRFSLIAAGMMLAASAQALEAKYSLSDLPVLVPEKQHATASKRIASRFTRSHYKQFSLDDQFSASIFERYIEMLDFNKSFLTASDVRQFEQWQYQLDDQLKRGESTAAYDIFNKSLKRRYDRYQYALTLLDREITFTADEDFVIDRSELPWPKDRNELNEIWRKRVKYDALNLKLTGKKWPEIKETLSKRYNNALKRLTQTHNEDVFQIYMNAFAREVDPHTSYLSPRNAEQFQAEMNLSLEGIGAVLQVVDDYTVIRSLVAGGPASDSKRLSAGDRIIGVAQDGKEMVDVVGWRLDDVVQLIKGPKGSKVKLQILPEGSNTKSYDVTIVRDKIRLEDRAVKSEVKFSQGRKIGVIEIPSFYVGLSEDTKKELAELNNQQVDGIVIDLRNNGGGALTEATALTGLFINSGPVVQVRDSYGRVKVNGDSDDRVYFDNPLTVLVNRYSASASEIFAAAMQDYGRAVVLGEQSFGKGTVQQHRSLNHIYDLFDQPLGHVQYTIQKFYRINGGSTQNLGVVPDVPFPSAVDPSETGESVEDNALPWDSIKPAKYQKVYNFSPMLKNLIAKHESRIKSDLEFGFILEDIKRYQQEKDVNTISLNEQKRIAEQEKDDVERLARLNKRQKAMGKKVFATLDDIPKDYEAPDAYLDEAVAITADLIRASS, encoded by the coding sequence ATGAAATGTCGATTCCGTTTCTCACTGATCGCTGCCGGCATGATGCTGGCAGCTTCAGCACAAGCCCTTGAGGCAAAATATTCGCTAAGTGATTTGCCGGTGCTGGTGCCCGAAAAGCAACATGCCACGGCTAGCAAAAGGATAGCGTCGCGGTTTACCCGTTCGCATTACAAGCAATTCAGCTTAGACGATCAGTTCTCGGCCAGCATTTTTGAACGCTACATCGAAATGTTGGACTTCAATAAAAGCTTCCTTACCGCGTCGGATGTCCGACAGTTTGAACAGTGGCAGTATCAGTTGGATGACCAGCTGAAACGCGGTGAGTCCACTGCTGCTTATGATATTTTTAATAAATCTCTCAAGCGTCGATATGACCGCTATCAATATGCCCTGACATTGCTTGATCGGGAAATCACCTTCACGGCTGATGAAGACTTTGTGATTGACCGTTCGGAATTGCCGTGGCCAAAAGATCGCAACGAACTCAATGAGATTTGGCGCAAGCGGGTGAAATACGATGCGCTGAACCTGAAGCTCACCGGCAAGAAATGGCCTGAGATCAAAGAAACGCTCAGCAAGCGGTATAACAATGCGCTCAAGCGTCTGACTCAGACTCATAATGAGGATGTGTTTCAGATTTATATGAATGCGTTTGCCCGTGAAGTCGATCCGCACACCAGTTACCTGTCGCCGAGAAATGCCGAGCAGTTCCAGGCAGAAATGAACCTGTCCCTGGAAGGGATTGGGGCGGTGTTGCAAGTGGTGGATGACTATACCGTGATCCGCTCGCTGGTTGCAGGTGGACCTGCTTCAGACTCCAAACGCTTGTCGGCAGGGGATCGAATTATCGGTGTTGCGCAAGACGGCAAGGAAATGGTAGATGTGGTTGGCTGGCGTCTGGATGATGTGGTTCAGCTAATCAAAGGCCCGAAAGGCAGCAAAGTGAAACTGCAGATCCTGCCGGAAGGGAGCAATACCAAAAGTTATGATGTTACGATTGTTCGTGACAAGATCCGTCTGGAAGATCGAGCCGTTAAGTCCGAAGTTAAGTTTTCGCAAGGGCGCAAGATCGGGGTGATCGAAATCCCGAGCTTCTATGTCGGCCTGTCGGAAGATACCAAGAAAGAGCTGGCTGAACTCAATAATCAGCAAGTCGATGGTATTGTGATTGACTTGCGGAACAATGGTGGTGGTGCGCTGACAGAAGCCACCGCGCTGACCGGGCTGTTTATTAACAGTGGTCCGGTAGTGCAGGTGCGTGATAGTTATGGTCGGGTGAAAGTAAACGGCGATTCTGATGATCGAGTTTACTTTGATAATCCGCTGACCGTTCTGGTCAACCGTTACAGTGCATCGGCGTCTGAGATCTTTGCGGCTGCGATGCAAGATTATGGCCGTGCTGTGGTTCTTGGTGAGCAATCGTTCGGGAAAGGTACAGTACAGCAACACCGCTCGCTGAATCATATTTATGATTTATTTGATCAGCCATTGGGCCATGTGCAGTACACCATTCAGAAGTTCTACCGGATTAATGGCGGCAGCACTCAGAATTTGGGGGTTGTCCCGGATGTCCCATTCCCGTCAGCGGTTGATCCGTCAGAAACGGGTGAAAGTGTAGAAGATAACGCCTTGCCTTGGGACAGCATTAAGCCGGCGAAATACCAGAAGGTGTATAACTTCTCACCAATGCTGAAAAACCTGATCGCGAAGCACGAAAGCCGGATTAAGTCAGATCTGGAGTTTGGCTTTATTCTGGAAGACATCAAGCGTTATCAGCAAGAGAAAGATGTGAATACGATTTCTCTGAATGAGCAGAAACGAATTGCTGAGCAGGAGAAAGATGATGTTGAACGTTTGGCTCGCCTGAATAAGCGTCAGAAAGCGATGGGTAAAAAGGTATTCGCAACTTTAGATGACATTCCTAAAGATTACGAAGCACCGGATGCCTACCTTGATGAGGCGGTGGCGATCACTGCGGACTTGATCAGGGCATCAAGCTAA